In one Halococcus salifodinae DSM 8989 genomic region, the following are encoded:
- a CDS encoding sulfatase-like hydrolase/transferase: MDRPNIVWITLESTRMDHTSLDGYSRDTTPNLARIAGMGDGRAFEDCHTHGVWTLTSSASILTGTVPTHHGAGMENDVIPEELDTIPERLTEQGYHTSCLSPNSHLSSATDLDRGFEEFTWLSADTLLEAAGPRILAKYLLNCRRHGPGFTTDTRRHGTGFLMNEIAKRRLDDYAGNDEPFFLYAHYGDPHHPYHPPQRYLDRYAEDFEMDTDRARKLGLYHHDNLHQLIADGTPFSPDEWDALHALYDAEIAHTDDLVGDLFDYANRLDLDDTVFVITADHGELFGEHGMLAHLVVTDDAVSHVPLVVHGADAIADHDGETVQHADVMRTLLESAGARTEGLHGVDLGEETREHSLTQRGAKRACKNLDRFAELNPDFDPSPYHTATLSALRTGEFKYQRSDDRGELFALPDETTDVADDHPDIEERLDETLDEVLDTDGQPASTESREGEFSDAMKQQLSDLGYLVD; this comes from the coding sequence ATGGACCGGCCGAACATCGTCTGGATCACGCTCGAGAGCACGCGAATGGATCACACCTCGCTCGACGGCTACTCGCGCGACACCACCCCGAACCTCGCGCGAATCGCCGGGATGGGCGACGGTCGTGCGTTCGAGGACTGCCACACCCACGGCGTCTGGACGCTCACATCGAGTGCGTCGATTCTCACTGGCACCGTCCCCACTCACCACGGCGCGGGGATGGAAAACGACGTGATCCCCGAGGAGCTCGACACGATCCCCGAACGCCTCACCGAGCAGGGGTATCACACCTCGTGTCTCTCGCCGAACTCCCACCTGAGCTCGGCGACCGACCTCGACCGCGGGTTCGAGGAGTTCACGTGGCTGAGCGCGGACACGCTGTTAGAGGCTGCCGGCCCTCGTATCCTCGCGAAGTACCTGCTCAACTGCCGGCGACACGGTCCCGGCTTCACGACCGACACGCGGCGTCACGGCACGGGCTTTCTGATGAACGAGATCGCGAAGCGCCGGCTCGACGACTACGCCGGGAACGACGAGCCGTTCTTCCTCTACGCGCACTACGGCGACCCTCATCATCCCTACCACCCACCACAGCGCTATCTCGACCGGTACGCCGAGGATTTCGAGATGGACACCGACCGAGCGCGAAAGCTCGGGCTCTACCACCACGACAACCTCCACCAGCTCATCGCGGACGGCACTCCGTTCTCGCCGGACGAGTGGGACGCGCTCCACGCGCTCTACGACGCCGAGATCGCCCACACCGACGATCTCGTCGGCGATCTGTTCGACTACGCGAACCGCCTCGATCTCGACGATACGGTGTTCGTGATCACCGCCGATCACGGCGAGCTGTTCGGTGAGCACGGGATGCTCGCCCATCTCGTCGTCACCGACGACGCCGTTTCGCACGTGCCATTGGTGGTTCACGGGGCCGACGCGATCGCCGACCACGACGGCGAGACCGTCCAGCACGCGGACGTCATGCGGACGCTACTCGAAAGCGCTGGCGCGCGAACCGAGGGCCTTCATGGGGTCGATCTCGGCGAGGAAACCCGCGAGCACAGCCTGACCCAGCGCGGCGCGAAGCGCGCTTGCAAGAACCTCGATCGGTTCGCGGAGCTGAACCCCGACTTCGATCCGTCGCCGTACCACACCGCGACGCTCAGCGCGCTCCGCACGGGCGAGTTCAAATACCAGCGCAGCGACGACCGCGGCGAGCTGTTCGCCCTCCCCGACGAGACCACCGACGTTGCGGACGACCATCCCGACATCGAGGAGCGCCTCGACGAGACGCTCGACGAGGTGCTCGACACCGACGGCCAGCCGGCCTCCACCGAGAGCCGTGAGGGAGAGTTCAGCGACGCGATGAAACAGCAACTCTCGGATCTCGGCTACCTCGTCGACTGA
- a CDS encoding DUF354 domain-containing protein, translated as MSGESRHASAETTVRPTPARVWIDLVSPSHPFLFDGLVGGLENVSVTTTVREKTETVSLAREVGFEHRVVGRDFDNAFVRKFGIPLRTMQLAVSAPECDVSLSARNAMCVLASRARGTPSIHFTDNDITAHVDGLWIEELYNRFEAAATHNVVPRAFAAEELTRWGADPDSIHTYDGYKEDVYVAGFDPDPTFLDGLPFSSGEYIVVRPEALTAAYVDADSIVPDLLAEASERDIGVVYLPRGRGDESYAREYADDAVYVPDGAVNGLQLAWHARCVLTGSGTMSREAACMEKPAVSFFPNTLLSVDQELVADGRIFHSRDAETIIEHIAGLDPSDVEPDRERARTVRDEVVELTNELIRSVRQ; from the coding sequence ATGAGCGGAGAGAGTCGCCACGCGAGCGCCGAAACCACCGTACGACCGACTCCGGCGCGGGTGTGGATCGACCTCGTCAGTCCGTCTCACCCGTTCCTCTTCGATGGACTCGTTGGCGGACTGGAGAACGTCTCGGTGACGACCACCGTCCGAGAGAAGACCGAAACCGTCTCGCTAGCCCGCGAGGTCGGCTTCGAGCACCGCGTCGTGGGTCGGGACTTCGACAACGCGTTCGTTCGGAAGTTCGGCATCCCCCTCCGTACGATGCAGCTCGCGGTGAGCGCGCCCGAGTGTGACGTCTCGCTGTCGGCGCGCAACGCGATGTGCGTGCTCGCCTCGCGAGCGCGGGGCACCCCTTCGATCCACTTCACCGACAACGACATCACCGCCCACGTCGACGGGCTGTGGATCGAGGAGCTCTACAACCGCTTCGAGGCCGCCGCGACACACAACGTGGTGCCGCGCGCGTTCGCGGCCGAGGAGCTGACCCGATGGGGGGCTGATCCCGACTCGATCCACACCTACGATGGCTACAAAGAGGACGTCTACGTCGCCGGGTTCGATCCCGATCCCACCTTCCTCGACGGGTTGCCGTTTTCGAGCGGCGAGTACATCGTGGTTCGACCGGAGGCGCTGACGGCAGCGTACGTCGACGCCGACTCGATCGTCCCCGACCTCCTTGCCGAGGCGAGCGAACGCGACATCGGCGTCGTCTACCTCCCACGTGGGCGCGGTGACGAGAGCTACGCCCGCGAGTACGCGGATGACGCGGTGTACGTGCCGGACGGCGCGGTGAACGGGCTCCAGCTCGCGTGGCACGCACGCTGTGTGCTCACCGGTTCGGGAACGATGTCCCGTGAGGCGGCATGTATGGAGAAACCCGCCGTCTCCTTTTTCCCGAACACGCTGCTCTCGGTCGATCAGGAACTCGTGGCCGACGGCCGGATCTTCCACTCACGGGACGCCGAGACCATCATCGAGCACATCGCAGGGCTCGATCCGAGCGACGTCGAACCGGATCGCGAGCGCGCACGCACAGTGAGAGACGAAGTGGTCGAACTGACGAACGAACTGATCCGGAGCGTTCGACAATGA
- a CDS encoding nucleotide sugar dehydrogenase: MSSVCVHGLGYIGLPTAAVLAEAGHDVFGYDVDVELLDALEAGELDVDEPGLDDVIASALDGSLSVTREVVPADYHLICVPTPLEDERAELSYVEAAGEAVAAELRPGDTVILESTVPPGTTVEVLGPVLERSGLDVGEFSLAYSPETVLPGNVIAELHDNDRAIGGVDAASVEAAVTLYGSFVEGELRTMNDPTLAEFVKLLQNTYRDVNIALANEVATIAADYDLDSREAIALANHHPRVNIHQPGPGVGGHCIPIDPLFLGQGSDRLDLIERARAINDGMAAYVTDLLEGELGSIADASVAILGVAYKGNVADARESPGLRLAETLQRRARATQAPGAEGTGATDAEAGIDVRLHDPHVTDSHLALESLPDALSGADAAVIATDHDEYAALDPIEVAAQLDGDTVIDAKGILDVAAWEAAGVTVVEL; the protein is encoded by the coding sequence ATGAGTTCGGTCTGTGTTCACGGTCTCGGCTACATCGGCCTGCCGACGGCGGCGGTGCTCGCCGAAGCCGGTCACGACGTGTTCGGCTACGATGTCGACGTCGAGCTGCTCGACGCGCTCGAAGCCGGCGAGCTCGACGTCGACGAGCCAGGCCTCGATGACGTCATCGCGAGCGCGCTCGACGGGTCGCTATCGGTGACTCGCGAGGTCGTGCCAGCGGACTACCACCTGATCTGCGTGCCGACGCCGCTGGAGGACGAGCGCGCGGAGCTCTCGTACGTCGAGGCGGCGGGCGAGGCGGTCGCGGCCGAACTCCGGCCGGGCGACACCGTGATCCTCGAATCCACCGTCCCGCCGGGAACGACCGTCGAAGTGCTCGGCCCCGTACTCGAACGCTCCGGGCTCGACGTTGGAGAGTTCTCGCTGGCGTACTCGCCCGAGACGGTGCTTCCGGGCAACGTGATCGCGGAGCTCCACGACAACGACCGCGCGATCGGCGGCGTCGACGCAGCGTCGGTCGAGGCGGCAGTGACGCTGTACGGGTCGTTCGTCGAGGGCGAGCTCCGGACGATGAACGATCCCACGCTCGCGGAGTTCGTCAAGCTCCTCCAGAACACCTATCGGGACGTGAACATCGCGCTGGCGAACGAGGTGGCGACCATCGCCGCCGATTACGACCTCGATTCACGCGAGGCGATCGCACTGGCGAACCACCACCCGCGGGTGAACATCCACCAGCCGGGGCCGGGCGTCGGGGGCCACTGCATCCCGATCGACCCGCTCTTTCTCGGGCAGGGCTCGGATCGGCTCGATCTGATCGAGCGCGCCCGGGCGATCAACGACGGGATGGCGGCGTACGTCACGGACCTGCTCGAAGGCGAACTCGGCTCGATCGCGGACGCGAGCGTGGCGATTTTGGGTGTGGCGTACAAAGGCAACGTCGCCGACGCCCGCGAGAGCCCCGGCCTTCGACTGGCGGAGACCCTCCAGCGACGCGCGCGAGCGACGCAGGCACCGGGTGCGGAGGGAACGGGTGCGACGGACGCCGAGGCTGGTATCGACGTCCGGCTCCACGACCCGCACGTCACCGACAGCCATCTCGCACTGGAGTCGTTACCGGATGCGCTGTCGGGGGCCGATGCGGCCGTGATCGCCACCGACCACGACGAGTACGCCGCACTCGATCCGATCGAGGTCGCAGCACAGCTCGACGGCGACACCGTGATCGACGCGAAAGGAATCCTCGACGTCGCCGCGTGGGAAGCGGCCGGCGTCACCGTCGTCGAACTATGA
- the wecB gene encoding non-hydrolyzing UDP-N-acetylglucosamine 2-epimerase: MNAGETAVTIVLGTRPEIIKLAPVIDACERSDVGYSVIHTGQHYSDELDTVFFDQLELPTPDHNLGIGSDSHSAQTGAMIGAIEEVLLDESPDVVLVQGDTNSVLAGSVAASKLDCEVGHVEAGLRSFDRSMPEEINRVFADHAADHLFAPTEQAAQYLREEGIPVERITVTGNTIVDAVTRYRDLAAEKSQVLDAHDLTAGEFCLLTAHRAENVDDAERFSSLLRGVAEFAARSELDVIYPVHPRARDRIDAFDIDVPDEIRLTEAQDFLDFLRLESTAQLVFTDSGGVQEEACILGTPCVTLRDNTERPETVAVDANRIVGVEPAEIVAGAREALDTSTDWENPFGDGRSAERILDAVGLGPAASVEGVTG, from the coding sequence ATGAACGCGGGTGAAACGGCCGTCACGATCGTGCTCGGGACGCGGCCCGAGATCATCAAGCTCGCGCCCGTGATCGACGCGTGCGAGCGAAGCGACGTCGGCTACAGCGTGATCCACACCGGCCAGCACTACTCCGACGAGCTGGACACGGTCTTTTTCGACCAGCTCGAACTCCCCACGCCGGATCACAACCTCGGGATCGGGTCGGACAGCCACAGCGCCCAGACCGGCGCGATGATCGGCGCGATCGAGGAGGTCCTGCTCGACGAATCGCCCGACGTCGTGCTGGTCCAGGGCGATACCAACTCGGTGCTCGCGGGCTCGGTCGCGGCGAGCAAGCTCGATTGTGAGGTGGGTCACGTCGAGGCCGGCCTCCGGAGTTTCGACCGCAGCATGCCCGAGGAGATCAATCGCGTGTTCGCCGATCACGCCGCCGACCATCTCTTCGCGCCCACCGAGCAGGCGGCCCAGTACCTCCGCGAGGAGGGCATCCCGGTCGAGCGCATCACCGTCACCGGCAACACCATCGTGGACGCGGTCACGCGCTACCGCGATCTCGCCGCCGAGAAGAGTCAGGTACTCGACGCTCACGATCTCACAGCCGGCGAGTTCTGTCTGCTGACCGCCCACCGTGCGGAGAACGTCGACGATGCCGAACGGTTCTCGAGTCTGCTCCGCGGGGTCGCGGAGTTCGCCGCCCGCTCGGAACTCGACGTGATCTACCCGGTCCATCCACGAGCACGCGATCGCATCGACGCGTTCGACATCGACGTACCCGACGAGATCCGGCTCACGGAAGCCCAGGACTTCCTCGATTTCCTCCGACTCGAAAGCACAGCCCAGCTCGTCTTCACTGACTCCGGCGGCGTCCAAGAAGAGGCGTGCATCCTCGGGACGCCGTGTGTCACCCTTCGGGACAACACCGAACGCCCCGAGACGGTCGCGGTCGACGCGAACCGGATCGTTGGCGTCGAGCCCGCCGAGATCGTCGCCGGCGCGCGCGAGGCACTCGACACCTCCACCGACTGGGAGAACCCGTTCGGCGACGGTCGGAGTGCCGAGCGCATTCTCGATGCCGTCGGCCTCGGTCCGGCCGCCTCGGTCGAGGGGGTGACAGGATGA